One region of Marivirga arenosa genomic DNA includes:
- a CDS encoding SusC/RagA family TonB-linked outer membrane protein, with protein sequence MRQFLLMVMAILFISHYSLAQDVTINGTVTDAETGEPLPGVNVVIKGTTDGVSTDLQGSYKISAGPDAVLVFSFIGMESKEVSVNGRSRIDVKLGYDVSQLSEVVVVGYGSQIKEDLTGNIANVSGEDIENIAVPSFEQAIQGRTAGVQITSQNGKVGGGINIRVRGSSSITASNEPLYVIDGVPMTSASQSATNATTNPLSDLNFNDIESIDILKDASASAIYGSRGSNGVVLITTKSGKSGKTRISFDSQYGFSEPTRKREFLNAGQYVELFREAAYNNDLADGFDPINNPADYPGSWLEYMEGSMDYLSGYRDWRQETANDPNWTGTDWQEEAFQDAQFQNHNLSASGGDEKTQFYASGSITDQDGILIGNSFQRISGRLNLDHTINDKLKVGLNVGITKSVNNRVTDDNLFSTPIQLVAQTPLTPVRDLDGELYDDALNPSMFYYPATVELENSTFETSVYRNIGNTNLEYKITDNLTLVGEYGFDLMTQFEDRYQNSKTQTGRPADVNGVGQDRWVRIFNNTSKAYFRWDKVFNDTHTFNVVGGTEYQKSTRDQTSVTAQGFPLDELTKVESAAEATAWSGTLNEFSFLSYFARVNYKFSNKYLLTVSGRADASSRFGENNRFGFFPASSLGWVISEEDFISDAGAISFLKLRASYGLTGNAGIGNYEHFGLYTGVNYGGNAALAPFQIPNPDLEWEKTAQVDVGIDFGFFNDRLTGEIDYYKKNTTDLLLNVPVPSTSGFRSQTQNIGSLENEGLEFVLNYNLITQSDFTWSSSINISRNQNRITKLADDQEFIESGSSRYLNSIRLGEAIGVHFGAEFAGADPANGDAIWYLNREPTESELNGGSVFQVNHLGDAYVTNDFSLAERKVLGNPNPDFIFGWNNSFTFKNFDLNILMQGQYGNKIFLGGGTFTSANARFEDNQTADQLDRWQEVGDITDVPQARLYANNGAQPSSRYLSDGSFVRLKTLTFGYNFPKGFLGNDFIENLRIYFSGQNLLTFTNYDGWDPEVNTDYLASNIFLGNDFYSAPQARTYTFGVKLGF encoded by the coding sequence ATGAGACAATTTTTACTCATGGTAATGGCTATTTTATTTATTAGTCATTATTCCTTAGCACAGGATGTTACCATTAATGGTACTGTTACTGATGCTGAAACTGGCGAACCACTTCCGGGTGTAAATGTGGTGATTAAAGGTACTACTGATGGTGTAAGTACCGATTTGCAGGGCTCCTATAAAATATCAGCTGGCCCTGATGCTGTTCTAGTTTTTTCCTTTATTGGTATGGAATCGAAAGAGGTTTCTGTTAATGGCCGATCAAGGATTGATGTAAAATTAGGATATGATGTTTCTCAACTATCAGAAGTAGTGGTAGTAGGATATGGTTCTCAAATAAAAGAGGATTTGACCGGTAACATTGCTAATGTATCTGGAGAAGATATTGAAAATATTGCAGTTCCAAGTTTCGAGCAAGCAATTCAAGGTAGAACGGCAGGAGTTCAAATAACTTCACAAAATGGTAAAGTTGGAGGAGGAATTAATATCCGAGTAAGAGGGTCGTCCTCAATAACGGCTAGTAATGAACCTTTATATGTGATTGATGGTGTACCTATGACTTCAGCAAGTCAATCAGCTACTAATGCAACTACTAATCCATTATCTGATTTAAATTTTAATGATATTGAGTCTATAGATATATTAAAAGATGCATCTGCATCAGCCATTTATGGTTCCAGAGGCTCTAATGGTGTAGTTTTGATAACAACTAAATCAGGTAAATCAGGAAAAACAAGAATATCGTTTGATTCGCAATATGGTTTTAGCGAACCTACAAGAAAAAGAGAGTTTCTTAATGCCGGTCAATATGTAGAGCTATTTAGAGAAGCAGCTTACAATAATGATTTAGCAGATGGATTCGATCCCATCAATAATCCTGCTGATTATCCAGGTTCTTGGTTAGAATATATGGAAGGTAGTATGGACTACTTATCAGGCTATAGGGACTGGAGACAGGAAACTGCAAATGATCCTAATTGGACGGGTACCGATTGGCAAGAAGAGGCATTCCAAGATGCTCAATTTCAAAATCATAACTTATCAGCTTCAGGTGGCGATGAAAAAACTCAGTTTTATGCAAGTGGTTCCATTACGGATCAGGATGGTATCTTAATTGGGAATTCATTCCAAAGAATTTCAGGAAGATTGAATTTAGATCATACTATAAATGATAAGCTTAAAGTAGGTTTAAATGTAGGGATCACAAAAAGTGTAAATAATAGAGTTACGGATGATAATCTATTCTCAACACCAATTCAATTAGTTGCACAAACACCATTGACTCCGGTTAGAGATTTAGACGGGGAATTGTATGATGATGCGTTGAATCCATCAATGTTTTATTATCCGGCCACTGTTGAGTTAGAGAATTCTACTTTTGAAACCTCAGTTTATAGAAATATAGGGAATACTAATTTAGAGTATAAAATTACTGATAATCTCACTTTAGTAGGAGAATATGGCTTTGACTTAATGACCCAGTTTGAGGATAGATATCAAAATTCAAAAACACAAACGGGTCGACCTGCAGATGTAAATGGTGTGGGTCAAGATAGATGGGTGAGAATTTTCAATAATACTTCTAAAGCCTATTTTAGATGGGATAAAGTGTTTAATGATACTCACACATTCAATGTAGTTGGAGGTACTGAATATCAAAAATCAACTAGAGACCAAACTAGCGTAACAGCTCAAGGCTTTCCTTTAGATGAACTAACAAAAGTTGAATCCGCTGCGGAGGCAACAGCTTGGTCAGGTACATTAAATGAGTTCTCTTTCTTATCTTATTTTGCTAGAGTTAACTATAAGTTCTCAAATAAATACTTACTTACTGTAAGTGGAAGAGCTGATGCTTCTTCTAGATTTGGAGAAAATAACCGTTTTGGTTTCTTCCCTGCTTCATCATTAGGATGGGTGATTTCAGAAGAAGATTTTATTTCTGATGCAGGAGCAATAAGCTTTTTGAAATTAAGAGCAAGTTATGGTTTAACAGGTAATGCTGGAATCGGAAATTATGAGCACTTTGGCTTATATACAGGTGTGAATTACGGAGGAAATGCAGCCTTAGCCCCATTTCAAATTCCTAATCCAGATTTAGAGTGGGAAAAAACAGCTCAGGTTGATGTAGGGATTGATTTTGGATTTTTCAATGATCGACTAACTGGTGAAATTGATTATTACAAGAAAAATACTACTGACTTGCTTTTGAATGTTCCTGTTCCGAGTACCTCAGGTTTTAGATCACAAACTCAAAATATTGGTTCATTAGAAAATGAAGGGTTAGAATTTGTCTTGAATTATAATCTAATCACTCAAAGTGATTTTACTTGGTCAAGTTCAATTAACATTTCTAGAAACCAAAACAGAATTACAAAATTAGCTGATGATCAAGAGTTTATTGAGAGCGGAAGTTCTAGATATTTGAATTCTATAAGATTGGGTGAAGCTATAGGTGTTCATTTTGGAGCTGAATTTGCAGGTGCTGATCCAGCAAATGGTGATGCAATCTGGTATTTGAATCGAGAACCCACTGAGTCAGAACTAAATGGAGGTAGTGTATTTCAGGTGAACCATTTGGGTGATGCTTATGTAACTAATGATTTCAGTCTAGCCGAAAGAAAAGTTTTAGGTAATCCTAATCCTGATTTTATCTTCGGATGGAATAACAGCTTTACATTTAAGAATTTTGACCTGAACATCTTGATGCAAGGGCAGTATGGGAATAAAATATTTTTAGGTGGTGGAACATTCACATCTGCAAATGCAAGATTTGAAGATAACCAAACTGCAGATCAACTTGACAGATGGCAGGAAGTAGGGGATATCACTGATGTTCCTCAAGCTAGATTGTATGCGAACAATGGGGCTCAACCTTCAAGTAGATACTTATCTGATGGTTCTTTTGTAAGGCTTAAGACTTTAACGTTTGGATATAACTTTCCAAAAGGCTTCTTAGGAAATGATTTTATAGAAAATTTAAGAATTTACTTTTCTGGACAGAATTTATTGACATTCACAAATTATGATGGATGGGATCCTGAAGTAAATACTGATTATCTAGCAAGTAACATTTTCTTAGGAAATGATTTCTATTCAGCACCACAAGCTAGAACTTATACATTTGGTGTGAAACTAGGATTTTAA
- a CDS encoding RagB/SusD family nutrient uptake outer membrane protein, with the protein MKKFNIYIFIALFLVGVSCEDRLDLLPPQDVDNSVALSTDANVKAVLLGAYDALSNGDLFGGNTLRNSELLGADGEIVFSGTFGDPADIWRKQITNINSDVTETWIEGYEVINICNNVLSALDVVDEADRALVEGEAKFIRGLMYFELVKFFGTPYSAGGANSSLAIPIADTPNSTEEYEKSTVEEVYQLVISDLTFAENNLPSDNGTFANRVAAAAVLSRVFLQQENFAGARDAANRGLNYATGVYSLVGNLAGVYNNTNNTSEDVFAIQVNTQDGVNNMQLFFASPTLGGRGDIEIQPSHFDIYEANDERANLFYNDEATGDIRTAKWTNQFGNVVLVRLAELYLTRAEGNVRLGQSVGDSPANDLNLLRQRAGLADLVNPTLADVLAERNAELAFEGHKIHDIKRLQLSTDGLSYDSDQLIFPVPQREEGVNPNL; encoded by the coding sequence ATGAAAAAATTTAATATATATATATTTATTGCTCTGTTTTTGGTAGGTGTATCATGTGAAGACAGACTTGATTTACTACCTCCGCAGGATGTTGATAATAGCGTAGCATTAAGTACTGACGCTAACGTAAAGGCAGTACTCTTAGGCGCATACGATGCGTTAAGTAATGGTGATTTGTTTGGTGGTAATACACTAAGAAATTCTGAATTGTTAGGCGCTGACGGAGAAATTGTTTTCTCTGGTACTTTTGGTGATCCAGCCGATATTTGGAGAAAGCAAATTACAAATATTAATAGTGATGTAACGGAGACTTGGATTGAAGGATATGAGGTAATTAATATCTGTAATAATGTTTTGAGCGCGCTTGACGTTGTAGATGAGGCAGATAGAGCTTTAGTAGAAGGAGAAGCTAAATTCATTAGAGGATTAATGTATTTCGAATTAGTGAAATTCTTCGGGACGCCTTACTCTGCCGGAGGAGCTAACTCTTCATTAGCTATTCCGATTGCTGATACTCCAAATTCAACGGAAGAATATGAAAAGTCTACCGTTGAGGAGGTTTATCAGTTAGTAATATCCGACTTAACATTTGCCGAAAATAACTTACCTTCTGATAACGGTACATTTGCCAATAGAGTAGCAGCAGCGGCTGTATTGTCACGAGTATTTCTTCAGCAGGAAAATTTTGCTGGGGCAAGAGATGCAGCAAATAGAGGATTAAATTATGCTACTGGTGTTTACAGTTTAGTAGGAAACTTAGCTGGGGTATATAATAATACCAATAATACATCAGAAGATGTATTTGCGATTCAAGTAAATACTCAGGATGGTGTAAATAATATGCAATTGTTTTTTGCTTCACCTACTTTAGGAGGAAGAGGTGATATTGAAATCCAGCCATCACATTTTGATATTTATGAAGCTAATGATGAAAGAGCAAATTTATTTTACAATGATGAAGCTACCGGTGATATTAGAACTGCAAAATGGACTAACCAATTCGGAAACGTAGTATTAGTTAGATTAGCAGAATTATATTTAACCCGAGCAGAAGGTAATGTAAGATTAGGTCAATCTGTTGGTGATAGTCCAGCTAATGATTTAAACCTTTTACGACAAAGAGCTGGTTTGGCGGATCTTGTAAATCCAACATTAGCTGATGTTTTAGCTGAACGAAATGCTGAATTAGCTTTTGAGGGTCATAAGATTCATGATATAAAAAGGTTACAATTATCAACTGATGGGTTATCTTATGATTCTGATCAATTGATTTTTCCAGTTCCACAAAGGGAAGAAGGAGTGAATCCTAATCTTTAA
- the murI gene encoding glutamate racemase — protein sequence MIKDNAAPIGIFDSGIGGLTVAHKVKELMPNENIVYFGDIAHLPYGDKSAAAIQAYSIKVTDVLLQQGCKLILIACNSASSAAFELVREYVGSKAKVFNVIDPVVEYVAQHYNHKKVGLIGTKQTINSNAYESKLKQLNPEIELHSLATPLLVPMIEEGFFENRISHDIIEEYLHNDHLMGIEALILGCTHYPLIKNEINDFYEGKVDILDSASIVAKRLQQFLKNHDLLSDIKLNKDRFLVSDITASFEASAKIFFHDDVKLEKFPIWD from the coding sequence ATGATTAAAGATAATGCTGCTCCTATAGGTATTTTTGATTCTGGTATCGGTGGATTAACCGTAGCACACAAGGTGAAAGAGTTGATGCCAAATGAGAATATCGTTTATTTCGGAGATATTGCTCACCTTCCTTATGGTGATAAGTCAGCAGCTGCAATTCAAGCCTACAGTATAAAAGTAACGGATGTTCTGCTACAGCAAGGCTGTAAGCTGATATTAATTGCATGTAATTCTGCGTCATCCGCAGCCTTTGAATTAGTTAGAGAATATGTGGGTTCAAAAGCAAAGGTATTTAATGTCATTGATCCTGTTGTAGAATATGTGGCCCAGCACTATAATCATAAAAAAGTAGGACTTATTGGAACCAAGCAGACCATAAATTCCAATGCATACGAATCAAAGCTTAAACAACTTAATCCTGAAATTGAATTACATAGTTTAGCAACTCCATTGCTAGTTCCTATGATTGAAGAAGGTTTTTTTGAAAACAGAATTAGCCATGATATAATAGAAGAATATCTTCATAATGATCATTTAATGGGTATTGAAGCCTTGATTCTAGGTTGTACGCATTATCCATTAATTAAAAATGAGATTAACGACTTTTATGAGGGTAAGGTAGATATCCTTGATTCTGCTTCTATAGTGGCTAAAAGACTTCAGCAATTTTTAAAAAATCATGACCTTTTGTCGGATATAAAATTGAATAAAGATAGATTTTTGGTTTCTGATATAACCGCTTCTTTTGAAGCATCAGCAAAAATATTTTTTCACGATGATGTTAAGTTAGAGAAGTTCCCTATCTGGGATTAA
- a CDS encoding HAMP domain-containing sensor histidine kinase, translating into MKKLNLIIFFLSSNFLAITPSFAQNNYEQIEQIYHNYRSEIDNEYISEDLKVDEFLNGIPSDSEISEQEIKDVIRLLVYLENSDLNQKAINLLKTLIPKVKKSEIFQAFLFQTLGKIYHHQDELVSALENYLKASHRYESNNEFYPLVTIYRSISRINTEGQNYNQGLNYAELAHQIFQENPPRNRRDSILLRSIIDYKGLNNRRLSNHKKAIDNFNESIKMSRMLKDTVFVSIAKGNKAVSYFDLGMLDEALPLLIEDYTNSMKNEVYGSAFNAGIYLARVYQAQAKIEKMDSIFREIEQIHSEYNFSNPVAMTDYFLIAAALAENKGDYKKALDFYKEFEKVDLKRDSIAIQNDISGMQEKYLLDKEISKLELLQQTNELQASHLKLRTAFLIIIAIALLVVLWYVFRLRFKNRKIDRLNELLEAKVSERTARLLEINKELDTYLYRASHDIRRPIRTLLGLNNIAQLTEDNFQLKKLFHSVNVTAMGMDKMLFKLQMAYELNTTHDISKVDIEELIRECIDDMALEIKEHNSQISIDINPKANSVLANNSLLRIALDNIIENSMTYKNEGTNKIEISTDRGNHFFYIHVKDNGFGIDEKYFNDIFKAYFKISNKSPGSGLGLFLAHKAISFLEGEISVSSKVNEGSQFTIKIPLNPR; encoded by the coding sequence TTGAAAAAGCTAAACCTTATCATATTTTTTTTAAGCTCCAATTTTTTAGCTATTACACCAAGTTTTGCTCAAAACAATTACGAGCAAATAGAGCAAATTTACCATAATTACAGATCGGAGATTGACAATGAATACATATCGGAAGATCTAAAAGTTGATGAATTTTTGAATGGAATACCAAGTGATTCAGAAATTTCAGAACAAGAAATTAAAGATGTAATCAGACTTCTGGTTTATTTAGAAAATTCTGATTTAAATCAGAAAGCAATTAATTTACTAAAAACACTTATTCCTAAAGTAAAAAAAAGCGAAATATTTCAAGCTTTTCTTTTCCAGACTTTAGGCAAAATATACCACCATCAGGATGAACTAGTATCTGCTTTAGAGAACTATTTAAAAGCCTCTCATAGATATGAATCAAATAATGAATTTTATCCTTTAGTGACTATCTATAGATCCATATCAAGAATCAATACCGAGGGACAAAATTATAATCAAGGATTAAATTATGCCGAACTGGCTCATCAGATATTTCAAGAAAACCCTCCAAGAAACAGAAGAGACAGTATTTTACTAAGATCAATAATTGACTATAAAGGGTTGAATAACAGAAGATTATCAAATCATAAAAAAGCCATTGATAATTTTAATGAATCAATTAAAATGTCGCGCATGCTTAAAGACACAGTTTTTGTTTCCATAGCAAAAGGAAATAAAGCAGTAAGCTACTTTGATTTAGGAATGTTAGATGAAGCTCTTCCTCTATTAATTGAGGACTATACCAACAGCATGAAAAATGAAGTTTACGGAAGTGCTTTTAATGCTGGAATTTATTTAGCAAGAGTTTATCAAGCGCAAGCTAAGATTGAAAAAATGGATTCCATTTTTAGAGAAATTGAACAAATTCACAGTGAATACAACTTCTCAAACCCAGTAGCAATGACTGATTACTTTTTAATAGCGGCTGCATTAGCTGAAAATAAAGGAGACTACAAAAAAGCATTAGATTTTTATAAGGAGTTTGAAAAAGTTGACTTGAAAAGAGATTCTATTGCAATTCAAAATGACATTAGTGGAATGCAAGAAAAATATCTTCTGGACAAAGAGATCAGCAAATTGGAATTACTCCAACAAACTAATGAATTGCAAGCCTCTCATTTAAAATTAAGAACTGCTTTCTTAATCATTATAGCAATTGCTCTTTTGGTAGTTTTATGGTATGTGTTTAGGCTTCGGTTCAAGAATAGAAAAATAGACAGGCTAAATGAATTATTAGAAGCTAAAGTTTCGGAAAGAACTGCAAGACTTTTAGAAATTAATAAAGAATTAGACACCTATCTTTACAGAGCCTCACACGATATAAGAAGACCCATCAGAACTTTATTAGGCTTAAACAATATTGCTCAGCTAACTGAAGACAATTTTCAGCTCAAGAAATTGTTTCATAGTGTAAATGTTACGGCCATGGGCATGGACAAAATGTTATTCAAATTGCAAATGGCTTATGAGTTAAATACTACTCATGATATTTCTAAAGTAGATATTGAAGAACTAATTCGAGAGTGTATTGATGATATGGCATTGGAAATTAAAGAACATAATTCCCAAATTTCTATCGATATTAATCCTAAAGCAAATTCAGTTTTAGCTAATAATTCGCTTTTGCGAATCGCTTTAGACAATATCATTGAAAACTCCATGACATACAAAAATGAAGGGACTAATAAAATAGAGATTTCAACAGATAGGGGAAATCACTTCTTCTATATTCACGTAAAAGACAATGGTTTTGGAATAGATGAAAAATATTTTAATGATATATTTAAAGCTTATTTTAAAATCAGTAATAAAAGCCCGGGTTCTGGCTTAGGCTTATTTTTAGCACATAAAGCTATTTCATTTTTAGAAGGCGAAATTTCAGTTAGCTCAAAAGTTAACGAAGGATCACAATTTACTATAAAAATCCCTCTTAATCCCAGATAG